A single region of the Musa acuminata AAA Group cultivar baxijiao chromosome BXJ1-11, Cavendish_Baxijiao_AAA, whole genome shotgun sequence genome encodes:
- the LOC103970800 gene encoding UDP-glucose 6-dehydrogenase 5 — MVKICCIGAGYVGGPTMAVIALKCPSIEVVVVDISVHRIAAWNGDQLPIYEPGLDDAVKQCRGKNLFFSTDIEKHVSEADIIFVSVNTPTKTRGLGAGKAADLTYWESAARVIADVSKSDKIVVEKSTVPVKTAAAIEKILTHNSKGINYQILSNPEFLAEGTAMQDLFKPDRVLVGGRETPEGRKAVQALKDVYAHWVPEDRILTTNLWSAELSKLAANAFLAQRISSINAISALCEATGANVSEVAYAVGKDSRIGPKFLNASVGFGGSCFQKDILNLVYISECNGLSVVANYWKQVIQINDYQKNRFVNRVVSSMFNTVSGKKIAVLGFAFKKDTGDTREAPAIDVCKGLLRDKATISIYDPQVTDDQIQRDLATNKFDWDHPVHLQPMSPTAVKQVSIAWDAYEAAKGAHGVCILTEWDEFKELDYRRIYDDMQKPAFVFDGRNVVDPEKLRAIGFIVYAIGKPLDSWLKDLPAVA, encoded by the coding sequence ATGGTGAAGATCTGCTGCATTGGAGCTGGCTACGTTGGTGGCCCGACCATGGCGGTGATTGCCCTCAAGTGCCCCTCCATCGAGGTGGTCGTCGTTGATATCTCCGTCCACCGGATTGCAGCATGGAACGGCGATCAACTTCCAATCTACGAGCCCGGCCTCGATGACGCAGTGAAGCAATGCCGCGGAAAGAACCTCTTCTTCAGCACTGACATCGAAAAGCATGTCTCGGAGGCCGACATCATCTTCGTCTCCGTGAACACCCCCACCAAAACCCGCGGCCTTGGAGCAGGCAAGGCTGCTGACTTGACCTACTGGGAGAGCGCTGCTCGCGTGATCGCCGACGTCTCCAAATCCGACAAGATCGTCGTCGAGAAATCCACAGTCCCCGTCAAGACTGCAGCGGCCATCGAGAAGATCTTGACTCACAACAGCAAGGGAATCAACTACCAGATCCTCTCCAACCCGGAGTTCCTTGCGGAGGGAACCGCCATGCAGGATCTGTTCAAGCCCGACCGTGTTCTCGTTGGTGGCCGGGAGACTCCAGAGGGCCGCAAGGCCGTCCAAGCACTGAAAGATGTGTATGCCCATTGGGTACCCGAAGACCGGATTCTGACCACTAATCTGTGGTCTGCGGAACTATCGAAACTTGCAGCCAATGCTTTCCTGGCACAGAGGATCTCCTCGATCAACGCCATTTCCGCACTCTGTGAAGCCACCGGAGCTAATGTGTCTGAGGTGGCCTACGCCGTGGGGAAGGATTCCAGAATCGGCCCCAAGTTCTTGAATGCTAGCGTTGGATTCGGAGGGTCCTGCTTCCAAAAGGACATCCTCAATCTGGTCTACATCTCTGAATGCAATGGTCTGTCAGTGGTGGCCAACTACTGGAAGCAGGTCATCCAGATCAACGACTACCAGAAGAACCGCTTCGTGAACCGGGTGGTGTCCTCCATGTTCAACACGGTGTCGGGCAAGAAGATTGCCGTGCTCGGGTTTGCTTTCAAGAAGGACACCGGGGACACGAGGGAGGCCCCCGCCATCGACGTCTGCAAGGGCCTCCTGCGGGACAAGGCCACGATCAGCATCTACGACCCCCAGGTGACCGATGACCAGATCCAACGTGACCTCGCGACGAACAAGTTCGACTGGGATCACCCGGTGCACCTGCAGCCCATGAGCCCCACGGCCGTGAAGCAGGTGAGCATCGCGTGGGACGCGTACGAGGCCGCCAAGGGGGCGCACGGGGTGTGCATCTTGACGGAGTGGGACGAGTTCAAGGAGCTGGACTACCGGAGGATCTACGACGACATGCAGAAGCCAGCGTTCGTGTTCGACGGGCGCAACGTGGTCGACCCGGAGAAGCTGAGGGCGATCGGCTTCATCGTTTACGCCATTGGGAAGCCACTGGACTCGTGGCTCAAAGACTTGCCTGCCGTTGCATGA